The genomic interval CGATAATTCATTCCGTAGGAATGTCTCGTCGGTAGAAATAAATTTGAATTACATTTAGGCGTTTAGGAGGAACGCTTGATTAATATATAATTTTGTGTAAAAAACAGGTATCCCGACAGGACACATGCAAATCGATATTATTTTTTTCTACCGACCATATATTCCTACGGAATATTAAATTGTAATTCCAATCTCGCTGTGCGAAGTCTCAGACTTCGTACCCACTCCAATTAGACACAAAGGAAAATAAATTCGAAACGGAATATAGCTGCGGGTACGAAGTCTCAGACTTCGCAAAGCTACAAAAAACGCACAGCTACAAAAAACACAAATGAAATGGAGATTAACCTTTAATAACCAATACAAAAAACCGTTTCGTTTTTATTTACTGGCGGCGTTCCAATTTTATACAAAATAACTCCATTTGCCGATGATTTAATTTCAGTTAAAATTTTTCCAAATTCATTTGAAATAAATCCGATTTTGTCATCCTTTTTAACGTAATCTCCGCTTTTCAAATTGCTGTGGAAAATTCCATTAAAATCTGACTTAATGTATTCCTGATTATTTAAATAAACTGCCGAAGGATTTTTTGCTGGAGTTGTTCCTTTACTGTACATTTCCATATAATTCAGCATATTATAAACTGCTTTCTTTATTAAATGAACCGATTCTGTCTGTACATTTCCCAACTTTCCTGACTCAATGCTTAAAGCTGTTTTTCCGTTTTGAGAAGCTTGTTTAAAAGCATATTTGGCAGGTTCAGATTTTGTAATCGTATATGGATAAGAAACAATATGATTGATCCCTGAAATTTCAGAAAGTTTATGACTCAAAAGTGTCTTCTTTTCTTCTGATGTATTATTGTAATAACAAATAAACGGTAATAAATCTTCGTTTGCATCTCCTGCATGAATATCCAGAAAAACATCCGAATTCGGAATTATTTCCTTAGTTATATAATTAGCAATCTGCTCAGTAATAGTTCCAGATGCTGAACCCGGAAAAGCATTATTTAGATTTTTCTGGTCAAGCGGATTTACAAATGGCGTTCTTTTATAAAACGAAGCAACATTTGCAATTGGAACCACAACCAAAGTTCCTTTTAGCTTTTTAGGATCAATTTCTTTAATTAATTCCTGAACAGCTGTTATTGGCGGATATTCAAAACCATGAATTCCAGCAATTATGGTAAAAATAGGTCCTTTTTCTTTTCCCAAAATAATAGTTACGGGCATGTAATTATAAGGAGAATCTGTTTTAAATTCAACTAAAGTATCAATTCGTTTTCCGATATTTTCTTTTACTATTTTTTCTAGATTTTGACTAAAACCAATAAAAGGGAGTAACAGCAATAATTTTATGCTTAAGAGCTTTAAGTAATTCACGTGGTATTCTTTAATATAAGAAAACAAAAGCCGTTCTCTTTATTCATTTTTAAACCTCAAATATAAAAAACTTAAATAGTTTAGACTAAAATCACGAGTTACGAAATTATTCTTAATACTCAATTCTTAATACTAAATACTAAAATCTTAATTCTCCATCAACTCAATATCCATAGTTTTAATCAATCCATTTTCAAAAGTATAAACATGTTTTACAAATCCATCAAACATTAAATTTCCTTGAAGATCTTTTACGTTTTGATGCACTTTTACTTCCAAGCTTCCGTTTTCTCTTTCATCAAAACCAACAGGCTCTACTTTCGGATTAATTTCTGTCCATTGTCTCGTCCAATATTGACGGATTTCGTCGTGACCGCTTATATAACCGCCTTCCCAAGCTTTTGACCATTGTACATCTTCCTGCATAGTTGATAAACAGTTGTCGATATTTCTTTCGTTAAAAGCATTATACGCTTTTGCAATTACTTGTTCCAATTGATTTGACATAGTTTGTTTGTTTAATTAGTTTCATAAAAGTAAGATAGAAATTATAACTTTTTAATATAAAACCGAATAAAAATTAAAACCTTAAAAATCAACTTCGATTATTATTAAATCTTAAAATCTCACTGTATTTACAAAAATTTTAAGAATCCTTGCTTTTCAATTTGCTATATTTGGCGCACTATAAACAATTTTAAACCTATTTCTAAGGAACAAAATTAATTTGCTGTGCTGTAAATGAAACCTATAAAGTTCATATATATCGTTTTACTTTCGCTGCTTTCTTTTTTTAGAGGAACAGAGACGTATCAGCCAATTCTTCATGCCAGCAGCTGTATTACTCTTGACAGCGTTGCAACAGACGATGTACTTAGTTTCTCTTCAGATTTTTCTACTTCAAAAACCATTGATCTTCATTGTGTTGCAAAAAAGAAAATAAAAGGAAGAGCTACTACTTTAGAACAAAGTACGATAAAAGCTCCTTATTTCAGTAATTTAATCAACTTCAAGCTTTACAAAAAGAGCTTAATATATGGTATAGCCAAAATATACCAGGTTCAAAGGCATACTTATCTGCATTTGTACCAACTTTTCTAGACCTCAAAATTTTGTTGTTTTTATATTTAAGTTCAGAAGCTTTCTGAAATGACTTCTCATTTGCGCTCACCTCGTATTTTGAGAGAATCATTTATATAAAAATATTCCCAAAAACGGAACTTCTAAACTTGAAGCATCCGAACACCATTTTATATCTAAAATCCAAATTCACTTCCTTTTATTTTTTAACGGGAAGAAGATCTATTTATTCAAAAAAATTAAAAACCTAATGATGAGCATTTATAAAAATAAATTCCTTTTATGCACTTTGGCTTTATTTGTTTTAGTCTCGTGCGGAGATAAATCTAAAAAGAATTCAGACAACATAAAAACAGTTCCTGTTTATAAGGTTACCTTAAAAGACACTATAGTTTCGAGCAAATTTGTTGCCGATGTACACGCAAAAAACAATGTAGAAATACACGTTCGTATTCCGGGTTTACTGGATAAAGTTTATGTAAGTGAAGGACAAAAAGTTAAAAAAGGACAAATCCTTTTTAAAATCAGTGATGTTGAACTTCAGATTCAACTCTTAAAAGCCGAAGCCGTTTACAAAAGTGCCAAAGCCGATTTAAGAATTGCAACTGTAGAACTAGAACAGGCGCAAACCCTTTTCAATAAAAAAGTAATTGCAGACAAAGAATTAGAATTATCTAAAGCAAAACATGAAGCCGCTTCCGCGAAAGTTGCACACGCCGTTGCAGAAAAAAAAGCAATCAACCAACAAATTAGTTTTACCACAATTCGCGCACCATTTGATGGAACAGTTGACAGAATTCCTTTTAAAGAAGGAAGTTTAATTGAAAACGGTTCATTGTTAACTACTGTTTCTCAATTAGATGACGTTTACGCGTATTTCTCAATTCCTGAGAATACGTATTTCCAAATGATGGAAGACAAGACCTTGAATACGCAAGGCGATATCAAATTAATATTACCAAACGGACTAGTTTATGACCAAAAAGGAGAATTAAGAACCGCTGACGGAGAAATCGACAGAGAAACAGGTTCTATTCAATACAAAGCAAAATTTCATAATCCGCAAGGTTTTATCAAACACGGAACTTCTGGAAAATTGATTATTTCCGAGCCTAAAACCAATGCGATTTTAATTCCGCAAAAAGCGGTTTTTTCTATCCAAGACAAACAATATGTTTTTCTTGTACAAAAAGATGGAGTAGTTAAAATGACAAATGTTACTATTGAAACCACTCTTGATGATGTTTATATTCTAAATGAAGGTCTAAAAAGTGAAGACTTAATTGTAGAAGAAGGCACGCAATCGTTGAGAGATGGAGATAAAATCAACATCAAATAAATGTAGTTTATCGACCTGTAAAACAGTTATTTAATTATTGATCTAAAAAAAATAAAATGATAGAGTTATTTATCAGAAGGAAAATATTGTCGTTAATTATCTCGGTAATGATAGTCCTTTTGGGATTGCTGGCGTTGTTTCAGCTTCCCATAACCCAATTCCCCGATATTGTACCACCGTCTGTAACCGTTACAGCAAAATATACAGGAGCCAACGCAGAGGTTTCTGCCAATGCCGTCGCACTTCCGCTCGAAAGAGCTATAAATGGAGTTCCAGGAATGACCTATATGTCGACCGTAACTTCTAATGATGGTTTAACTTTAATTCAGGTTTTCTTCGAAGTAGGAACCGATCCCGATCTGGCTGCTGTAAACGTACAAAACCGTGTAACCACAATTTTGGATGAACTTCCAGAAGAAGTTATTCGTGCCGGAGTTACGACCGAAAAAGAGGTAAATAGTATGTTGATGTACTTAAACATTACAAGTACCGACAAAACTCAAGATGAGCAGTTTATCTTCAATTTTACGGATATTAATATTCTTCAAGAATTAAAACGTATTGATGGTGTCGGTCGTGCCGAAATTATGGGACAGAAAGAATATTCAATGCGTGTTTGGTTAGATCCGCAGAAAATGCTTTCCTATAATATTTCGGCAAATGAAGTCATTAATTCGCTTCAAAAACAGAACATTTCGGCAGCGCCAGGAAAAGTTGGTGAAGGTTCAGGACAAATGAACAATCAATTACAATACGTAATTAAATACGGCGGAAAATTTTTCGAACCTAAACAATATGAAGAAGTTCCTTTAAGAGCCAATGCTGACGGAACTATCTTAAGATTGAAAGATATTTCTAAAATCGAATTTGGAGCCATGAGTTACGGAATGGTTTCTAAAACCGATGGAAAACCTTCTGCTTCGATCATGCTAAAACAACGTCCAGGTTCAAATGCTTCTGAAGTAATTGCCAGCGTAAAAGAAAAAATGACAGAATTGAAAGGCACTTCTTTTCCTCCTGGAATGGAATTCAATATTGCATACGACGTTTCGCGTTTTCTTGACGCCTCTATTCATGAAGTTTTAAGAACTTTAGTTGAAGCCTTTATTTTAGTGGCGTTCGTTGTTTTCCTTTTCCTTCAGGATTGGAGATCGACATTAATTCCGGTTTTAGCAGTTCCTGTCGCGCTTATTGGTTCGTTTACTTTTATGTCGATGATGGGATTCTCGATCAACTTATTGACGCTTTTCGCTTTGGTACTTTCGATCGGAATTGTAGTCGATAACGCAATTGTCGTCGTCGAAGCTGTTCACGTAAAAATCTCCGAAGAACATATGTCGCCAATGGAAGCTACGATTAGTGCGATGAAAGAAATTACTGGAGCCGTTATTGCTATTACGATTGTTATGGCTGCGGTGTTTATTCCGGTTGCTTTTTTGAGTGGTCCTGTTGGGGTTTTCTATAGGCAGTTTTCATTAACAATGGCAATTAGTATTGTGATTTCAGGTATTAATGCGCTTACCCTAACTCCTGCTCTTTGTGCTATTATGCTGAAACCGCACGATCCTAATAAAGAGAAAAAATCACTTCTAGATCGTTTCTTTCATAGATTCAACAATTGGTTCGATAATATCACTTCAAAATACATCAAAGTATTGGTGAAGTTCGCTGATCGAAATACCGTTACAGTTGGTTTATTGGTTCTGTTTTGTGTTTTAACTTGGGGAACAACCAAATTCTTAGCATCTGGATTTATTCCGACAGAAGATCAAGGAATGGTTTATGTAAGCGTTACAACACCACAAGGCGCAACGGTAGAACGTACCGAAAAAGCTTTAGATGAAGTAACAAGAATCGCAAAAGGAATTAAAGGCGTTGATAACGTTACCACTCTTGCAGGATACAGTATTGTTACTGAAATTGCTGGAGCTTCGTACGGAATGGGAATGATCAACTTAAAAGATTGGAGCGAACGTGATATTTCGGTAACCGAATTTATGGCAGAACTTACCGAAAAAACAAAAGGAATTTCTGATGCTCAAATTGAGATTTTTGCTCCGCCAACAGTTCCAGGTTTTGGTAACACGAGTGGTTTTGAGCTTCGTTTACTGGATAAATCTGGAGGAAGCATTACCAATACCGATAAAGTAACCAAAGAATTTATCAAAGAATTAAATGCTTCACCAGAAATTCAGAATTCATTTTCGAGTTTTGATGCCACTTTCCCGCAGTATTTAATTCACATCGATTATGATCTTGCAGCAAAAAAAGGAATTTCGGTAGACAATGCTATGTCAACTTTGCAGACTATGTTAGGTTCTTTTTATGCAACCAATTTTATTCGTTTTTCTCAAATGTATAAAGTTATGGTTCAGGCAAGTCCGCAATTTCGTCAAAATCCAGAAAGCATTTTAGATATGTATTTAAAGAATGATAAAGGCGAAATGATTCCTTTTTCAACATTTATCAAATTAGAAAGAGTTTACGGCCCAGAGGTTTTAACGCGTTATAATATGTACATGTCGGCTATGATTAACGGTGAAGCAGCCGAAGGTTACAGTTCTGGAGATGCAATCGCAGCCGTTGAAAAAATTGCTGCAGAAAAACTTCCAAGCCGTTTTGAATTAGAATGGTCTGGAATGACACGTGAAGAGATTTTATCAGGAAACCAAACCATATACATTTTTGCGCTTTGTATACTTTTCGTATACTTACTATTGGCAGCGCAATACGAAAGTTTATTGCTTCCTTTCCCAGTTTTATTAAGCCTTCCTGTTGGAGTTTTTGGTTCTTACATTGCACTTGTAATGGTTGGACTGGACAATAATATTTATGCTCAAGTAGCACTCGTCATGCTGATTGGTCTGCTCGCCAAAAATGCCATTTTGATTGTAGAGTTTGCTATGGCGCAAAACAAACTCGGACGTGATATTGTCGAAGCCGCGATTGAAGGAGCCAGACTTCGTTTCCGTCCAATTTTGATGACTTCGTTTGCTTTTATTTCAGGATTGATTCCACTGTGTATTGCTTCTGGTGCGGGTGCAATTGGTAACCGCTCAATCGGAACAGCAGCTGCGGGAGGAATGTTAATCGGAACCGTGTTTGGTCTTTTGATTATTCCGGGACTTTATATACTGTTTGCAAAATTGGAAAAACGAGTGAGTAAATCTTAATTTTTTTTAAACACATAGAATCATAGGATTTTGAAGGCGTTGAAAGGCGTTTCACTAGCATTAACACACATAGCTATGTGTTAGAAACTAGTTTCTTTCAATTCTCTTTTTTTGAGAAAGAATCCCGATAGCTATCGGGACTATGTGTTAAAAAACTAAACGATAGATTGAACAAAATAAACTAAAACAATGAAAGAGATATTAAATCAATATAAAAATGCAAATATGCCTTTTCTAAGGACAACCAAAAGTGCCGTAGTAATAATCGCAATTTCACTTTTGACAGCTTGTTCTGCACCAAAAGTCAGTACAAAACTAGACGCCGCGAAACTTCCAGAAAATTTTGATGCAAAAAGAAAAGAAGCTGTAAACAATGATTTTATTCCATTAAAAACAGAAACTTTTTTTAAAGATCCAAAATTAGAGGAATTACTAAAAAAAGCGATTGCTAAAAATCCTGATTATTTAATCATGCAGGAAAGAATCCTGATTGCCAATTCGCATTTAAAAGTCGCAAAATTAGCGCTTCTTCCCTCTTTAGATTTGGTTGCAGATGCTTCTGGAACGCATTACGGAAAGTATACGATGGATGGCGTTGGTAATTACGATACCAATTTTTCGCAGAATATTAGCGAAAAACAAAGAATTAACGAAGATCTTACTCCTAACCTATTTTTGGGCGGAAAAGTTTCTTGGGAAGCAGACATCTGGGGAAAACTAAGCAATCGTAAAAAAGCGGCGCAACAGCGATTTTTTGCTTCACAACAAGGAATGCGTTTATTGCAAACACGTCTTTTGGGCGATGTTGCCGATTTGTATTTCAAACTTATCGCTTTAGACAAACAAGCTACAATTTATGATGACAACTTAAAAACGCAAGAAAGAGCACTTGATATTGTTTCGGCACAAAGATCTGTCGGAAAAGCAACGGAATTAGCTGTGCAGCAATTTAATGCGCAAAACAATAATATACATGCCGAAGCTTCAGAATTGAAATTAAGCATCGATCAAACTGAAAAAGCTTTGCTAACACTTTTAGGTGAATACGGAGGAAAAATAGACAGAAGCAGCGATTTCTTAGCTGGTCATTTAGAGGTTTTAAACCAAAAAATAAGTGTGGATTCTATCATTCATAAAAGACCTGACGTTTCTGAAGCTTATTTTGAATTATTGGCAAGCAACGCAGATGCAAAATCGGCTCGAGCGGCCTTTTTTCCGACTGTAAATCTGGGAGGTTATGCAGGTTTCAATTCGTTTTCATTCAACACTTTTTTTGATGCTGGTTCTTTTGCTTGGCAGATTTTAGGCGGGTTAACAGCTCCTGTTTTCAACAAAGGTCAGATCAAACAGGAATTTTATGTTTCGAACAGAAGACAAGAAATTTCCTTTCTTCAATATCAAAATAGTGTAACAACGGCTTTTAACGAATTGAGCGCATTATTGCACAGAAATGAAGCTTATGAAGATGTTTTAAAATATAAACTGAAAGAAATTGATCATCTTGAAATTGCTGTAAATGTTTCTAATGATTTGTATTTAAGCGGTTATGCTAATTATTTGGAAATCATTAATGCGCAAAAAAACAAACTGCAAGCAGAACTTGATTTTGTAGATATTCAGCTACGCAATGCTAATTCACAAGTATTGCTATACAAAGCTTTAGGCGGAGGAATTAATTAGTTTTTATATATTGGTCAAAATTGCCTCTGTTTTATAGCTCATCTCAGAGGTGATTTTAAATCCCATTTCAGCAGAAATGGGATTTTTTTTTGAATGAAATTTTCTGTTCGTCTTAACAAAAACTATCTTTATTGAAAAATTAGAAATGGATATTTCGAATATTCTAGACCAAATACATTTACTTCCTGAGCAATCCAAATTGGATTTGCAAAATAATGTTTCGGAAATTGCTTTCCCGAAAGGGCATATTTTATTAAAAGCCAATAAAATAGAATCGAATATTTATTTTATAAAGAAAGGATTGGTAAGGGCTTTTGTAGAAAGAGACAATGAAGTGACTTTTTGGTTTGGAAAAGAAGGCGAAACCATTATTTCGATGAAAAGTTACGTAGAAGACCAACCTGGTTATGAAAATATAGAACTTCTTGAAGATTGTGAATTATACGAACTAAAAACAGATAATCTTAGAAACCTATTTAAAGAAGATGTCCATATTGCCAATTGGGGAAGGAAATTTGCCGAAAAAGAATTGATTAAAACTGAAGAACGTTTGATTTCCAGACAATTCAAAAATGCTTCAGAACGTTATTTGGAATTGATGAAAGATCATCCGGAAATCATAAAAAGAGTTCAATTAGGTCATATTGCATCTTATTTAGGAATTACACAAGTGAGTTTAAGCAGAATTCGGGCAGAATTAAAATAAATAGATTTTTTATCATTTGTTAAATTTTTTCCGAATTCGATAAAAGAACTTTGCACCACAAAATTTTAACTATATGAACTGGATTATTTTAATCATCGCTGGCTTATTTGAAGTAGCCTTTGCCTCATGTCTTGGAAAAGCAAAAGCAACAACTGGAACTGAAATGTATTACTGGTATATTGGATTCTTTATTTCGCTAACCGTAAGTATGCTTTTATTAATGAAAGCCACAGAAACACTTCCTCTAGGAACAGCTTATGCGGTATGGACTGGAATTGGTGCCGTTGGAACAGTTTTAGTCGGTATTTTTGTTTTTAAAGAACCAGCAGCTTTCTGGAGATTGTTCTTTTTGGCAACTTTAGTTGGTTCTATTGTTGGTTTAAAGGCGGTTTCGCATTAAAATATATTTTTTGTTTCAGGTTTCAGGTTTCAGGTTGCTCAACTTAACCTGAAACCTGAAACCTGAAACTTGAAACTTAAAAATTTTAAAAATCTGTAAGTGTCTTTCCATCATAACGATAGACTCCATTCATAGATCCAAACCAAATACTTCCATCTTTAGCTTCCAAAATACCGCAAAGCATTCCCAATCCGTTTTGTGCAAATATTTCAGTAACATTTGGATTTTTATCATATAAAGATTCTTTATCGTAACGTGAAAACACCCAATTTCCGTTGACTTTTAATGCACCCGTTGTCCAAATATTTCCCTTTTTATCTTGTAATATAATCGAAGTTCCTTTGTCTGATACCTTTGTATAATTAATGCCATCATAACGCCAAAGACCAAATTCAAGAACCAAAGTATCACCTCTCTCGCCTTTTCTGTCTTTGAGTATAGAACCTCCAAACCAAATATTGCCATTTTTATCTTCGATTATAGACCAAACGTTGTAAAAAGACTTACCGTTTATTTTTTTGAAAACCGTAAATTTCTTTCCATCATAATAGCAAGGCTCTTCTCTGGTTCCAAACCATAATTTTCCCGTTTTATCTTCCATAATCGAAGTAACAGCATTACTTGAAAGTCCATCTTTTGTTGTAAAATTTCGAAAAGATTTTCCATCGAAACGGCTTGCGCCACCGCCAGTAGCAAACCAAATATTTCCTGATTTATCTTCATAAATAGATCCAACGAAATTACTGGCAAGTCCATTCTTGGTTGTAAAGTGCTGGAAGCTTTTTTTATTGTAATAATAAATACCAGAATCTTTAGAAGCGAACCAAAGATTTCCTTTTCGATCTTCCAAAACATCCCAAAAAGTGGGCGATTTTATCTTGCTCGTTAGATTGGTAAACGTTTTTCCATCGTATCTAAAAACGCCTTTGAAAGCAGCAATCAGAATATTCCCTTTTTTATCTTGTCTTATATTTCTAACCATTCCAGTCGGTCCATAGAGCGAAACTGTATCTTTTTCTGGTTTGCTAACTTGATTCGGATTGCTTGTCTGGTTGGAATCTTTACAAGAAGTAAAAAAAACAAACATGAGGAACAAAATGTAAAGTGTTGGGTATTGCTTCATTTTTTTATTTTTTTAGAAAGTTGTTACCGCAAAATTACTTTCATATTTTTCGATTGAAGGGATTTGAATTGTAAATAAAATTGTAAACTTTGTAAATAAACTATTGACAATATGCTTTATAGCCAAAATATCTTGCAGAAGAAATACAAATATCTATTTGGAGTGATCGCAGTTGTGTTTATTGCTGTAATCTGTTTTGCTTTCAACGAAACTGACAATAATTCTTTTGATATTGCCAAAAGGGAAATTTTGCTCCGCAGCATCGGACATGAATTACTTTTACAATCAGGAGATAGCACATCTAGAGTTCTTCCCATAAAAAATATTGCCAAAAATGAATACGAAATCCAGTTTGAAAAGAGTTTTACTTTTCAACCCGACACTTTAGTTAATATTATCCGTCGTTTTTTGTCTCAAGATCCTCGAGCGTCAGATTATGTTGTGACTGTTTTGAATTCTCAAAATTCTAGTGTAATTTATGGATACACAATAGCGAAAAACAAAAAAAATGATGCTGTACCTTGTCGAAAAAGAATACAACCCAAAGCAAATTACATCATAAATATCAAATTCAAACCATTACAAATAAGTGTTTTCGATAATAAATATCTTTTGGGAAGTCTGCCACTTTTTGCTGTTTTAGCTTTTATTTTTTTTAGACCGGTTCAGTCACAAAAACATTTACCTAAAAATCTGGAAAGTGATTTGCTGGAATTAGGCAGAATAAAGTTTGATGTAAAAAATCGAAATCTAATAATAAACGATAAAACAATAGAATTAACTGCAACCGAATCGCGATTACTGCATATTTTTGCACTTTCTCCTAACAATACGATACAAAGAAATCGCCTTCAAAAAGAGATTTGGGAAGATGAAGGTGTCATTGTCGGTCGCAGTCTAGATATGTTCATATCAAAACTTAGAAAAAAATTAGAAGTTGATCCACACGTCAATATTGTTGTTGTGCGCAGCAAAGGATATAAACTTGAAATCACTACTTAACACAATTTATCACTTAAAGATTAATGCATTTTTAGCATCACATGATAAAAAAATAGCATTTTAAAACATTATTCTCTCTTTTATCTTTGTTGAAAATTAAAGCATAAAATTAGAATGACATTTAGCCATACCATTAAATCTTTTGAGGAATTAACCAATCACGAATTATATAATATGCTTCGGTTAAGAAGTGACGTTTTTGTTGTAGAACAAAACTGTCCATATTTAGATTTGGATAATAAAGACCAAAAAGGTTTTCATGTTTTATTTCATGTCGATAACGAATTAGCGGGAGTAACACGTTTACTTCCTATCGGAGTATCTTATGACGAAATTTCAATAGGAAGAGTTGTAATTTCAAGAGCGCATCGCGGATTAGGTTTGGGAGTAAAATTAATGGAAGCTTCTATTGCAGGTTGCGAAGAAAAGTTTGGAAAAGGTCCTATTCGCATTAGTGCGCAATATCATTTATCCAAATTCTATCAATCTTTAGGATTTGCAGAACAAGGTGAAGTTTATGATGAAGATGGAATTCCTCACATTGGAATGCTTCGTGCCTAAAATTTAAGGAATAATCAATTTTAAAACATTAGCTAAAACAGGATTATGATCTTCTGTTCGCCAATTGATATACAAATCGGTTTCCAACGGAAGTTTAATAAATCGGATTCCTGGAATTTCATGAAAAAGATACGAA from Flavobacterium sp. YJ01 carries:
- a CDS encoding winged helix-turn-helix domain-containing protein yields the protein MQKKYKYLFGVIAVVFIAVICFAFNETDNNSFDIAKREILLRSIGHELLLQSGDSTSRVLPIKNIAKNEYEIQFEKSFTFQPDTLVNIIRRFLSQDPRASDYVVTVLNSQNSSVIYGYTIAKNKKNDAVPCRKRIQPKANYIINIKFKPLQISVFDNKYLLGSLPLFAVLAFIFFRPVQSQKHLPKNLESDLLELGRIKFDVKNRNLIINDKTIELTATESRLLHIFALSPNNTIQRNRLQKEIWEDEGVIVGRSLDMFISKLRKKLEVDPHVNIVVVRSKGYKLEITT
- a CDS encoding GNAT family N-acetyltransferase, with the protein product MTFSHTIKSFEELTNHELYNMLRLRSDVFVVEQNCPYLDLDNKDQKGFHVLFHVDNELAGVTRLLPIGVSYDEISIGRVVISRAHRGLGLGVKLMEASIAGCEEKFGKGPIRISAQYHLSKFYQSLGFAEQGEVYDEDGIPHIGMLRA